A window from Citrus sinensis cultivar Valencia sweet orange chromosome 5, DVS_A1.0, whole genome shotgun sequence encodes these proteins:
- the LOC102608410 gene encoding DUF21 domain-containing protein At1g47330 isoform X1, whose product MASDSDVACCGTMFFVFVLGIIALVCFAGLMAGLTLGLMSLGLVDLEVLIKSGRPQDRIHAAKIFPVVKNQHLLLCTLLIGNSLAMEALPIFLDKLVPPWAAVLISVTLILMFGEILPQAVCTRYGLTVGATMAPIVRVLLCLFFPISYPISKILDLMLGKGHAVLLRRAELKTFVNFHGNEAGKGGDLTHDETTIIAGALELTEKTAKDAMTPISKAFSLDLDATLTLDTLNAIMTMGHSRVPVYSGNPTNIIGLILVKNLLSVDYRDAVPLRKMIIRRIPRVSEDMPLYDILNEFQKGHSHIAVVYKDLNEKKEGELFKDNCKKPRGQPEKSSQKVDNGVTAAGQNLRNKLESKDAQQTKKVPPATPTFNKRHRGCSYCILDFENGPFPDFPSNDEAVGVITMEDVIEELLQEEILDETDEYVNIHNRIKVNMHASQEKSQSQDNTSQPSLNGSSALQNSAGSPSLEDFGAATTFSLKEPS is encoded by the exons ATGGCGTCCGACTCTGACGTGGCATGCTGTGGCACGATGTTTTTTGTGTTCGTGCTTGGGATAATAGCGCTGGTGTGCTTCGCTGGATTGATGGCTGGATTAACACTGGGACTCATGTCTTTAGGACTCGTTGACCTTGAAGTCCTCATCAAGTCCGGTCGCCCTCAGGATCGTATCCACGCCG CAAAGATATTTCCTGTGGTTAAGAATCAGCATCTTCTGCTATGTACTCTTTTGATTGGAAACTCTCTTGCTATGGAG GCTCTTCCTATATTCTTGGACAAGCTTGTTCCTCCATGGGCTGCAGTCTTGATATCAGTGACTCTAATTCTTATGTTTGGAgag ATACTGCCACAAGCGGTCTGTACTCGTTATGGCTTGACTGTTGGAGCAACAATGGCACCGATTGTCCGTGTCCttctttgtttgttctttCCTATATCTTATCCAATTAGCAAG attttggatttgatgcTGGGTAAGGGACATGCAGTTCTTTTAAGGAGGGCAGAGCTAAAGACTTTTGTTAACTTTCATGGCAATGAG GCTGGGAAAGGTGGGGATCTAACTCATGATGAGACTACTATCATCGCTGGAGCTCTGGAGTTGACTGAAAAAACTGCAAAAGATGCCATGACTCCCATATCGAAGGCATTTTCTCTTGATCTGGATGCAACACTTACTTT GGATACCTTAAATGCCATAATGACCATGGGTCATAGTAGAGTTCCTGTTTACTCTGGGAATCCGACAAATATAATTGGCCTCATTCTg GTTAAAAATCTTTTATCAGTCGATTATAGAGATGCAGTTCCTTTGCGGAAAATGATCATACGGAGAATACCACG GGTTTCAGAAGACATGCCTTTGTATGATATTCTAAATGAATTTCAGAAAGGACATAGCCACATTGCTGTTGTATATAAGGATCTAAATGAGAAAAAAGAGGGTGAGCTTTTTAAGGACAATTGTAAGAAGCCAAGAGGACAACCTGAGAAATCATCTCAAAAAG TTGATAATGGGGTTACTGCTGCTGGCCAGAATTTGCGGAATAAATTGGAATCAAAAGATGCTCAACAGACTAAGAAAGTTCCACCAGCTACTCCTACCTTTAATAAGCGACACAGAGGTTGTTCGTACTGCATTCTCGACTTTGAGAATGGTCCTTTTCCAGATTTTCCATCCAATGACGAAGCCGTAGGTGTTATTACCATGGAGGATGTCATTGAAGAACTTCTTCAG GAGGAGATACTGGATGAAACCGATGAATATGTCAACATTCACAACAG GATAAAAGTAAACATGCATGCATCCCAGGAAAAGTCTCAGAGTCAGGATAATACATCACAACCCTCTCTGAATGGATCATCTGCCCTTCAAAATTCTGCAGGCTCACCTTCCTTGGAGGACTTTGGTGCTGCAACCACTTTCTCACTGAAAGAGCCTTCCTGA
- the LOC102608410 gene encoding DUF21 domain-containing protein At1g47330 isoform X2, protein MEALPIFLDKLVPPWAAVLISVTLILMFGEILPQAVCTRYGLTVGATMAPIVRVLLCLFFPISYPISKILDLMLGKGHAVLLRRAELKTFVNFHGNEAGKGGDLTHDETTIIAGALELTEKTAKDAMTPISKAFSLDLDATLTLDTLNAIMTMGHSRVPVYSGNPTNIIGLILVKNLLSVDYRDAVPLRKMIIRRIPRVSEDMPLYDILNEFQKGHSHIAVVYKDLNEKKEGELFKDNCKKPRGQPEKSSQKVDNGVTAAGQNLRNKLESKDAQQTKKVPPATPTFNKRHRGCSYCILDFENGPFPDFPSNDEAVGVITMEDVIEELLQEEILDETDEYVNIHNRIKVNMHASQEKSQSQDNTSQPSLNGSSALQNSAGSPSLEDFGAATTFSLKEPS, encoded by the exons ATGGAG GCTCTTCCTATATTCTTGGACAAGCTTGTTCCTCCATGGGCTGCAGTCTTGATATCAGTGACTCTAATTCTTATGTTTGGAgag ATACTGCCACAAGCGGTCTGTACTCGTTATGGCTTGACTGTTGGAGCAACAATGGCACCGATTGTCCGTGTCCttctttgtttgttctttCCTATATCTTATCCAATTAGCAAG attttggatttgatgcTGGGTAAGGGACATGCAGTTCTTTTAAGGAGGGCAGAGCTAAAGACTTTTGTTAACTTTCATGGCAATGAG GCTGGGAAAGGTGGGGATCTAACTCATGATGAGACTACTATCATCGCTGGAGCTCTGGAGTTGACTGAAAAAACTGCAAAAGATGCCATGACTCCCATATCGAAGGCATTTTCTCTTGATCTGGATGCAACACTTACTTT GGATACCTTAAATGCCATAATGACCATGGGTCATAGTAGAGTTCCTGTTTACTCTGGGAATCCGACAAATATAATTGGCCTCATTCTg GTTAAAAATCTTTTATCAGTCGATTATAGAGATGCAGTTCCTTTGCGGAAAATGATCATACGGAGAATACCACG GGTTTCAGAAGACATGCCTTTGTATGATATTCTAAATGAATTTCAGAAAGGACATAGCCACATTGCTGTTGTATATAAGGATCTAAATGAGAAAAAAGAGGGTGAGCTTTTTAAGGACAATTGTAAGAAGCCAAGAGGACAACCTGAGAAATCATCTCAAAAAG TTGATAATGGGGTTACTGCTGCTGGCCAGAATTTGCGGAATAAATTGGAATCAAAAGATGCTCAACAGACTAAGAAAGTTCCACCAGCTACTCCTACCTTTAATAAGCGACACAGAGGTTGTTCGTACTGCATTCTCGACTTTGAGAATGGTCCTTTTCCAGATTTTCCATCCAATGACGAAGCCGTAGGTGTTATTACCATGGAGGATGTCATTGAAGAACTTCTTCAG GAGGAGATACTGGATGAAACCGATGAATATGTCAACATTCACAACAG GATAAAAGTAAACATGCATGCATCCCAGGAAAAGTCTCAGAGTCAGGATAATACATCACAACCCTCTCTGAATGGATCATCTGCCCTTCAAAATTCTGCAGGCTCACCTTCCTTGGAGGACTTTGGTGCTGCAACCACTTTCTCACTGAAAGAGCCTTCCTGA
- the LOC102608992 gene encoding uncharacterized protein LOC102608992 isoform X2: MTAAPPRLSSCAPSTLFTASSNFPPKLPISKQNLLPKHQNNQQSYRIEFEISRRDAFLLSFLTLAPSLALPDPANAFSIGISGPKDWLKEQKKKSSKFLLAPIDASRQILNSAYLLLMDKQSDYTNKDLEEVQKMFRSAARDCVPQERNSFVAFQANTGVEVCTFRLIVKNASSLLDNKDPAKLQAEAILDDLIRSFASLNGLAGDTAIELSSRREKLADALMDTISSLNKFEQVV, translated from the exons ATGACAGCAGCTCCACCGCGTCTTAGCTCCTGCGCGCCTTCCACATTGTTCACCGCCTCATCAAACTTCCCTCCAAAATTAccaatttcaaaacaaaatctctTGCCCAAACATCAAAACAATCAACAAAGCTATCGCATCGAATTTGAAATCTCTCGAAGAGACGCCTTTTTACTCTCATTTCTGACTCTCGCGCCTTCACTGGCTCTACCTGATCCAGCCAACGCTTTCTCCATCGGAATCT CTGGACCAAAGGACTGGctcaaagaacaaaagaagaaatccTCCAAGTTTCTTTTAGCCCCAATCGATGCCTCTCGGCAAATCCTCAACTCTGCGTACCTCTTACTAA TGGATAAACAATCCGATTATACAAACAAAGATTTAGAGGAGGTACAAAAGATGTTTAGATCTGCAGCTAGAGATTGCGTTCCACAAGAGAGGAACTCATTTGTTGCATTTCAAGCTAATACTGGCGTAGAg GTTTGCACATTTCGTTTGATTGTGAAGAATGCCTCTTCATTGCTTGATAATAAGGATCCTGCAAAATTGCAAGCTGAAGCTATACTTGATGATCTTATAAG ATCTTTTGCTTCTCTTAACGGGTTGGCTGGTGACACTGCTATCGAACTCTCTTCCAGAAG GGAAAAGTTGGCTGATGCACTAATGGACACCATATCTTCCCTTAACAAATTTGAGCAGG TTGTTTGA
- the LOC102608992 gene encoding uncharacterized protein LOC102608992 isoform X1 has protein sequence MTAAPPRLSSCAPSTLFTASSNFPPKLPISKQNLLPKHQNNQQSYRIEFEISRRDAFLLSFLTLAPSLALPDPANAFSIGISGPKDWLKEQKKKSSKFLLAPIDASRQILNSAYLLLMDKQSDYTNKDLEEVQKMFRSAARDCVPQERNSFVAFQANTGVEVCTFRLIVKNASSLLDNKDPAKLQAEAILDDLIRSFASLNGLAGDTAIELSSRREKLADALMDTISSLNKFEQGIKDCLEV, from the exons ATGACAGCAGCTCCACCGCGTCTTAGCTCCTGCGCGCCTTCCACATTGTTCACCGCCTCATCAAACTTCCCTCCAAAATTAccaatttcaaaacaaaatctctTGCCCAAACATCAAAACAATCAACAAAGCTATCGCATCGAATTTGAAATCTCTCGAAGAGACGCCTTTTTACTCTCATTTCTGACTCTCGCGCCTTCACTGGCTCTACCTGATCCAGCCAACGCTTTCTCCATCGGAATCT CTGGACCAAAGGACTGGctcaaagaacaaaagaagaaatccTCCAAGTTTCTTTTAGCCCCAATCGATGCCTCTCGGCAAATCCTCAACTCTGCGTACCTCTTACTAA TGGATAAACAATCCGATTATACAAACAAAGATTTAGAGGAGGTACAAAAGATGTTTAGATCTGCAGCTAGAGATTGCGTTCCACAAGAGAGGAACTCATTTGTTGCATTTCAAGCTAATACTGGCGTAGAg GTTTGCACATTTCGTTTGATTGTGAAGAATGCCTCTTCATTGCTTGATAATAAGGATCCTGCAAAATTGCAAGCTGAAGCTATACTTGATGATCTTATAAG ATCTTTTGCTTCTCTTAACGGGTTGGCTGGTGACACTGCTATCGAACTCTCTTCCAGAAG GGAAAAGTTGGCTGATGCACTAATGGACACCATATCTTCCCTTAACAAATTTGAGCAGGGTATAAAAGACTGCCTTGAAGTATGA
- the LOC102609554 gene encoding uncharacterized protein LOC102609554 isoform X1, with translation MSSPLSILLPSCNRTFVVPVSDSCPLLTNSNTNPNSCCFQACLFNSIMRIPKSPVHFCLSLFSPPDFHFSRPFLPRIPFHLAKRHAFHAAGSNPLHDSYTMDKGLGAGIGDRISHFQNSSCSDGVQEPCIWASPGGARKIDIGKQIFCNRSLNMKNIVAVGFDMDYTLAQYKPETFESLAYDGTVRKLVYDLGYPEEVCLLIVYACVINNLLEWSFDWKYMVRGLVLDKKRGNILKMDRHKYVKVAYHGFREMSKEEKVEAYGNTLIRDAFDEPDYALIDTLFSLAEAYLFAQLVDFMDNNPGKDSKSTDYVRMYKDVRAAVDLCHRDGTLKQMVAKDPKTYINEDRSIVPMLKMLRESGRSTFLVTNSLWDYTTIVMNFLCGSHTLDGGITRNSDWLQCFDVVITGSAKPGFFHEDNRANLFQVEPESGMLLNTDNGTPMPQVGDISPGLLLKEKNGTCRIFQGGSVGHLHKLLSIESSSQVLYVGDHIYGDILRSKKVLGWRTMLVVPELEREVELLWELRDLRKKLHLLRNERDLIEDQIHHLKWSLKSEGIDVDEQRKMCTRMDDLEYQRDKARLSHQEAQRECHQKFHKVWGQLMKTGYQNSRFAHQVERFACLYTSQVSNLSLYSPDKYYRPSEGFMPHEFEIIPL, from the exons ATGTCTTCTCCTCTTTCGATTTTATTGCCAAGTTGTAATCGCACATTTGTTGTTCCAGTATCGGATTCCTGTCCACTACTAACTAATTCTAATACTAATCCTAATTCTTGTTGTTTCCAGGCATGTCTATTTAATTCCATCATGCGAATTCCTAAGAGTCCCGTTCATTTTtgtctctctcttttctctcctCCTGATTTTCACTTCTCTCGTCCTTTCTTGCCTCGTATTCCGTTCCATCTCGCCAAACGACACGCCTTTCACGCCGCTG GAAGTAATCCATTGCATGACAGCTATACCATGGACAAAGGTCTTGGGGCTGGTATAGGTGACAGAATATCACATTTTCAGAACAGCAGCTGCTCTGATGGTGTTCAAGAACCATGTATATGGGCATCACCTGGAGGAGCACGCAAGATCGATATAGGAAAACAGATCTTTTGCAACAGGTCATTGAATATGAAGAACATTGTTGCTGTTGGCTTTGATATGGATTACACTCTGGCTCAATATAAGCCTGAAACTTTTGAATCCCTTGCTTATGATGGAACAGTCCGAAAATTGGTTTATGATTTGGGATATCCTGAAGAGGTTTGTCTGCTTATAGTCTATGCATGTGTTATCAATAAT TTGCTGGAGTGGTCATTTGATTGGAAGTACATGGTGAGAGGATTGGTTCTTGATAAAAAGAGAGGAAATATCTTAAAG ATGGACCGGCATAAATATGTGAAAGTAGCCTACCATGGATTTAGAGAGATGTCCAAGGAAGAGAAAGTTGAAGCCTATGGAAATACTCTAATACGAGATGCTTTTGATGAACCTGACTATGCTCTTATTGATACCCTCTTTTCATTAGCTGAAGCCTACCTCTTTGCTCAACTTGTTGACTTTATGGACAATAATCCTGGAAAAGACTCAAAGAGCACTGA CTATGTTCGGATGTACAAAGATGTTAGAGCTGCTGTTGATTTGTGCCATCGGGATGGGACTTTGAAGCAAATGGTTGCAAAGGATCCCAAAAC ATATATCAATGAGGACAGGTCAATAGTGCCCATGCTGAAAATGCTTAGAGAATCTGGTCGTTCAACATTCTTGGTGACAAATAG TTTATGGGACTATACAACTATTGTGATGAACTTTCTCTGTGGATCGCATACACTAGATGGTGGAATCACTCGCAACTCTGATTGGCTTCAGTGCTTTGATGTAGTCATAACTGGCAG TGCGAAACCAGGCTTCTTCCATGAAGATAATCGTGCCAATCTTTTTCAGGTTGAACCCGAGTCTGGGATGCTACTTAATACTGATAATGGCACACCTATGCCGCAG GTAGGAGATATTTCACCAGGATTATTATTGAAGGAGAAAAATGGAACCTGTCGAATTTTTCAG GGCGGAAGTGTTGGTCATCTGCATAAATTGCTGTCAATTGAGTCAAGTTCACAG GTTCTTTATGTTGGAGATCATATCTATGGAGATATATTACGCAGCAAAAAGGTTCTTG GTTGGAGAACAATGCTTGTTGTCCCTGAACTTGAGAGGGAAGTTGAGTTACTTTGGGAATTGAGGGATTTGCGTAAG AAACTTCATTTGCTGAGGAATGAGCGCGATCTCATTGAAGACCAAATACATCACTTGAAGTGGTCTTTAAA GTCTGAAGGTATTGATGTCGATGAGCAACGAAAAATGTGCACCAGAATGGATGATCTGGAG TATCAAAGGGATAAGGCGCGTCTGAGTCACCAAGAGGCACAGCGGGAATGCCACCAAAAG TTTCACAAGGTATGGGGACAACTAATGAAGACTGGCTATCAAAATTCTCGCTTTGCTCATCAG gTTGAGAGATTTGCCTGCCTTTATACTAGCCAAGTGTCCAACTTAAGCTTGTACTCTCCGGACAAATACTACAGACCCAGTGAAGGCTTCATGCCCCATGAATTCGAGATTATTCCCCTTTGA
- the LOC102609554 gene encoding uncharacterized protein LOC102609554 isoform X2 yields MSSPLSILLPSCNRTFVVPVSDSCPLLTNSNTNPNSCCFQACLFNSIMRIPKSPVHFCLSLFSPPDFHFSRPFLPRIPFHLAKRHAFHAAGSNPLHDSYTMDKGLGAGIGDRISHFQNSSCSDGVQEPCIWASPGGARKIDIGKQIFCNRSLNMKNIVAVGFDMDYTLAQYKPETFESLAYDGTVRKLVYDLGYPEELLEWSFDWKYMVRGLVLDKKRGNILKMDRHKYVKVAYHGFREMSKEEKVEAYGNTLIRDAFDEPDYALIDTLFSLAEAYLFAQLVDFMDNNPGKDSKSTDYVRMYKDVRAAVDLCHRDGTLKQMVAKDPKTYINEDRSIVPMLKMLRESGRSTFLVTNSLWDYTTIVMNFLCGSHTLDGGITRNSDWLQCFDVVITGSAKPGFFHEDNRANLFQVEPESGMLLNTDNGTPMPQVGDISPGLLLKEKNGTCRIFQGGSVGHLHKLLSIESSSQVLYVGDHIYGDILRSKKVLGWRTMLVVPELEREVELLWELRDLRKKLHLLRNERDLIEDQIHHLKWSLKSEGIDVDEQRKMCTRMDDLEYQRDKARLSHQEAQRECHQKFHKVWGQLMKTGYQNSRFAHQVERFACLYTSQVSNLSLYSPDKYYRPSEGFMPHEFEIIPL; encoded by the exons ATGTCTTCTCCTCTTTCGATTTTATTGCCAAGTTGTAATCGCACATTTGTTGTTCCAGTATCGGATTCCTGTCCACTACTAACTAATTCTAATACTAATCCTAATTCTTGTTGTTTCCAGGCATGTCTATTTAATTCCATCATGCGAATTCCTAAGAGTCCCGTTCATTTTtgtctctctcttttctctcctCCTGATTTTCACTTCTCTCGTCCTTTCTTGCCTCGTATTCCGTTCCATCTCGCCAAACGACACGCCTTTCACGCCGCTG GAAGTAATCCATTGCATGACAGCTATACCATGGACAAAGGTCTTGGGGCTGGTATAGGTGACAGAATATCACATTTTCAGAACAGCAGCTGCTCTGATGGTGTTCAAGAACCATGTATATGGGCATCACCTGGAGGAGCACGCAAGATCGATATAGGAAAACAGATCTTTTGCAACAGGTCATTGAATATGAAGAACATTGTTGCTGTTGGCTTTGATATGGATTACACTCTGGCTCAATATAAGCCTGAAACTTTTGAATCCCTTGCTTATGATGGAACAGTCCGAAAATTGGTTTATGATTTGGGATATCCTGAAGAG TTGCTGGAGTGGTCATTTGATTGGAAGTACATGGTGAGAGGATTGGTTCTTGATAAAAAGAGAGGAAATATCTTAAAG ATGGACCGGCATAAATATGTGAAAGTAGCCTACCATGGATTTAGAGAGATGTCCAAGGAAGAGAAAGTTGAAGCCTATGGAAATACTCTAATACGAGATGCTTTTGATGAACCTGACTATGCTCTTATTGATACCCTCTTTTCATTAGCTGAAGCCTACCTCTTTGCTCAACTTGTTGACTTTATGGACAATAATCCTGGAAAAGACTCAAAGAGCACTGA CTATGTTCGGATGTACAAAGATGTTAGAGCTGCTGTTGATTTGTGCCATCGGGATGGGACTTTGAAGCAAATGGTTGCAAAGGATCCCAAAAC ATATATCAATGAGGACAGGTCAATAGTGCCCATGCTGAAAATGCTTAGAGAATCTGGTCGTTCAACATTCTTGGTGACAAATAG TTTATGGGACTATACAACTATTGTGATGAACTTTCTCTGTGGATCGCATACACTAGATGGTGGAATCACTCGCAACTCTGATTGGCTTCAGTGCTTTGATGTAGTCATAACTGGCAG TGCGAAACCAGGCTTCTTCCATGAAGATAATCGTGCCAATCTTTTTCAGGTTGAACCCGAGTCTGGGATGCTACTTAATACTGATAATGGCACACCTATGCCGCAG GTAGGAGATATTTCACCAGGATTATTATTGAAGGAGAAAAATGGAACCTGTCGAATTTTTCAG GGCGGAAGTGTTGGTCATCTGCATAAATTGCTGTCAATTGAGTCAAGTTCACAG GTTCTTTATGTTGGAGATCATATCTATGGAGATATATTACGCAGCAAAAAGGTTCTTG GTTGGAGAACAATGCTTGTTGTCCCTGAACTTGAGAGGGAAGTTGAGTTACTTTGGGAATTGAGGGATTTGCGTAAG AAACTTCATTTGCTGAGGAATGAGCGCGATCTCATTGAAGACCAAATACATCACTTGAAGTGGTCTTTAAA GTCTGAAGGTATTGATGTCGATGAGCAACGAAAAATGTGCACCAGAATGGATGATCTGGAG TATCAAAGGGATAAGGCGCGTCTGAGTCACCAAGAGGCACAGCGGGAATGCCACCAAAAG TTTCACAAGGTATGGGGACAACTAATGAAGACTGGCTATCAAAATTCTCGCTTTGCTCATCAG gTTGAGAGATTTGCCTGCCTTTATACTAGCCAAGTGTCCAACTTAAGCTTGTACTCTCCGGACAAATACTACAGACCCAGTGAAGGCTTCATGCCCCATGAATTCGAGATTATTCCCCTTTGA
- the LOC102609554 gene encoding uncharacterized protein LOC102609554 isoform X3 has product MDKGLGAGIGDRISHFQNSSCSDGVQEPCIWASPGGARKIDIGKQIFCNRSLNMKNIVAVGFDMDYTLAQYKPETFESLAYDGTVRKLVYDLGYPEEVCLLIVYACVINNLLEWSFDWKYMVRGLVLDKKRGNILKMDRHKYVKVAYHGFREMSKEEKVEAYGNTLIRDAFDEPDYALIDTLFSLAEAYLFAQLVDFMDNNPGKDSKSTDYVRMYKDVRAAVDLCHRDGTLKQMVAKDPKTYINEDRSIVPMLKMLRESGRSTFLVTNSLWDYTTIVMNFLCGSHTLDGGITRNSDWLQCFDVVITGSAKPGFFHEDNRANLFQVEPESGMLLNTDNGTPMPQVGDISPGLLLKEKNGTCRIFQGGSVGHLHKLLSIESSSQVLYVGDHIYGDILRSKKVLGWRTMLVVPELEREVELLWELRDLRKKLHLLRNERDLIEDQIHHLKWSLKSEGIDVDEQRKMCTRMDDLEYQRDKARLSHQEAQRECHQKFHKVWGQLMKTGYQNSRFAHQVERFACLYTSQVSNLSLYSPDKYYRPSEGFMPHEFEIIPL; this is encoded by the exons ATGGACAAAGGTCTTGGGGCTGGTATAGGTGACAGAATATCACATTTTCAGAACAGCAGCTGCTCTGATGGTGTTCAAGAACCATGTATATGGGCATCACCTGGAGGAGCACGCAAGATCGATATAGGAAAACAGATCTTTTGCAACAGGTCATTGAATATGAAGAACATTGTTGCTGTTGGCTTTGATATGGATTACACTCTGGCTCAATATAAGCCTGAAACTTTTGAATCCCTTGCTTATGATGGAACAGTCCGAAAATTGGTTTATGATTTGGGATATCCTGAAGAGGTTTGTCTGCTTATAGTCTATGCATGTGTTATCAATAAT TTGCTGGAGTGGTCATTTGATTGGAAGTACATGGTGAGAGGATTGGTTCTTGATAAAAAGAGAGGAAATATCTTAAAG ATGGACCGGCATAAATATGTGAAAGTAGCCTACCATGGATTTAGAGAGATGTCCAAGGAAGAGAAAGTTGAAGCCTATGGAAATACTCTAATACGAGATGCTTTTGATGAACCTGACTATGCTCTTATTGATACCCTCTTTTCATTAGCTGAAGCCTACCTCTTTGCTCAACTTGTTGACTTTATGGACAATAATCCTGGAAAAGACTCAAAGAGCACTGA CTATGTTCGGATGTACAAAGATGTTAGAGCTGCTGTTGATTTGTGCCATCGGGATGGGACTTTGAAGCAAATGGTTGCAAAGGATCCCAAAAC ATATATCAATGAGGACAGGTCAATAGTGCCCATGCTGAAAATGCTTAGAGAATCTGGTCGTTCAACATTCTTGGTGACAAATAG TTTATGGGACTATACAACTATTGTGATGAACTTTCTCTGTGGATCGCATACACTAGATGGTGGAATCACTCGCAACTCTGATTGGCTTCAGTGCTTTGATGTAGTCATAACTGGCAG TGCGAAACCAGGCTTCTTCCATGAAGATAATCGTGCCAATCTTTTTCAGGTTGAACCCGAGTCTGGGATGCTACTTAATACTGATAATGGCACACCTATGCCGCAG GTAGGAGATATTTCACCAGGATTATTATTGAAGGAGAAAAATGGAACCTGTCGAATTTTTCAG GGCGGAAGTGTTGGTCATCTGCATAAATTGCTGTCAATTGAGTCAAGTTCACAG GTTCTTTATGTTGGAGATCATATCTATGGAGATATATTACGCAGCAAAAAGGTTCTTG GTTGGAGAACAATGCTTGTTGTCCCTGAACTTGAGAGGGAAGTTGAGTTACTTTGGGAATTGAGGGATTTGCGTAAG AAACTTCATTTGCTGAGGAATGAGCGCGATCTCATTGAAGACCAAATACATCACTTGAAGTGGTCTTTAAA GTCTGAAGGTATTGATGTCGATGAGCAACGAAAAATGTGCACCAGAATGGATGATCTGGAG TATCAAAGGGATAAGGCGCGTCTGAGTCACCAAGAGGCACAGCGGGAATGCCACCAAAAG TTTCACAAGGTATGGGGACAACTAATGAAGACTGGCTATCAAAATTCTCGCTTTGCTCATCAG gTTGAGAGATTTGCCTGCCTTTATACTAGCCAAGTGTCCAACTTAAGCTTGTACTCTCCGGACAAATACTACAGACCCAGTGAAGGCTTCATGCCCCATGAATTCGAGATTATTCCCCTTTGA
- the LOC102610058 gene encoding uncharacterized protein LOC102610058 isoform X1, with the protein MSMFNFANTLCKRLNVKELVSNVSVYGSVADGSAGGLSLMFRRWATKKTAGSTKNGRDSKPKNLGVKKFGGERVIPGNIIVRQRGTRFHPGDYVGMGKDHTLYALKEGRVKFEKHKLSGRKWVHVEPKEGHVLHPLYANATANASSPQLETAA; encoded by the exons atgagCATGTTTAATTTCGCAAATACGCTATGCAAGCGATTGAATGTGAAAGAACTGGTTAGTAATGTTTCCGTATACGGCAGCGTCGCTG ATGGATCTGCTGGTGGATTAAGCTTGATGTTTAGGCGTTGGGCTACCAAAAAGACGGCTGGATCAACCAAGAACGGACGTGACTCCAAACCTAAGAATCTTGGGGTGAAAAAATTCGGTGGTGAG AGGGTGATACCTGGAAACATTATTGTTCGTCAGCGAGGAACACGCTTTCATCCTGGAGATTATGTAGGGATGGGCAAGGATCACACCCTTTATGCCCTTAAGGAAGGACgtgtcaaatttgaaaaacacaAGCTTAGCGGTCGCAAGTGGGTGCATGTTGAACCCAAGGAAGGCCATGTGCTACATCCTCTATATGCAAATGCAACGGCAAATGCTTCTTCACCTCAGCTGGAGACGGCTGCATAA
- the LOC102610058 gene encoding uncharacterized protein LOC102610058 isoform X2 codes for MQAIECERTDGSAGGLSLMFRRWATKKTAGSTKNGRDSKPKNLGVKKFGGERVIPGNIIVRQRGTRFHPGDYVGMGKDHTLYALKEGRVKFEKHKLSGRKWVHVEPKEGHVLHPLYANATANASSPQLETAA; via the exons ATGCAAGCGATTGAATGTGAAAGAACTG ATGGATCTGCTGGTGGATTAAGCTTGATGTTTAGGCGTTGGGCTACCAAAAAGACGGCTGGATCAACCAAGAACGGACGTGACTCCAAACCTAAGAATCTTGGGGTGAAAAAATTCGGTGGTGAG AGGGTGATACCTGGAAACATTATTGTTCGTCAGCGAGGAACACGCTTTCATCCTGGAGATTATGTAGGGATGGGCAAGGATCACACCCTTTATGCCCTTAAGGAAGGACgtgtcaaatttgaaaaacacaAGCTTAGCGGTCGCAAGTGGGTGCATGTTGAACCCAAGGAAGGCCATGTGCTACATCCTCTATATGCAAATGCAACGGCAAATGCTTCTTCACCTCAGCTGGAGACGGCTGCATAA